The nucleotide sequence ATGAAACCAGTTGCCCTGCATCACACGGTCGGTCTCTTCCGGGTTCTCCCAGTACGCATCGAGAGAGTGGTTGCTGCGTGCCAGGATCTCACCGGTTTCATTTGTCGTGATGCGCACGCCGAGCGCTGGAGCACCGGCACGGACAAGGTTGCGTGCACGCTCACGAGTCTCGAGGTCACACCATTCCGACCGCATCCGGTTAAACGTCAGCAGCGGTGCGGTTTCGGTGAGGCCGTAGATCTGAATGAACTCCCAGCCCAATTCTTCCCACACCCGTTCGATCGTGCGAGTCGCGGGTGGCGCGCCCGCGACAATGATCCGCAGCGTGCCGTGACCGGGAATAGGGCCGTTGCCCAGTGCCTTCCACTCCTCGACGGCGTCGAGAGCGGCGGAGACAACCGCCGGCGCCGCGCACATCATGGTGACGCCATGCTCCTGAACACGCCTGAGGATCTCGAAACCATCGATCTTGCGGATGACGACGTGCTTGGCGCCCATGCCGGTGACCGTATACGGCATTCCCCACCCGTTGGCATGGAACGTGGGCAAGGTATGGAGGTAGACGTCGTTGTCATTCACCCCCGCGTGCAGTCCGAAGATCGCCGCGTTGAGCCATAGGGCCCGGTGGGTCAGCTGCACACCTTTCGGCCGGGCGGTCGTGCCGGACGTGTAGTTCAGGGTGGCAGTCGCATCTTCGTCGCCTTCCCACGGCACCGGTGTGATGCCGAAGGCGAAGATCTTGTCGTCATCCTCACCCAGCACATATTTATGTGGCACGTCGAGGTCGTCGAGGACCTCCTTGCGCTCGGGGTCGCAGAGGACAACGTCAGCGCCCGAATGCTCGATGATGTACTTGATTTCCGCCGCCGCGAGCCGGAAGTTCACCGGCACGAGGATCCTGCCCCACGCTGACACGCCAAACAGTGAGATCAGAAGCCGGGCCGAGTTGTGCGAGATGATCGCGACCCGGCTTCCTGCAGGAACACCAAGCTGGTCAAGCCGTGCGGCCTGCGCCGCGGCGTAGTCAGCCATTTCACGGTAGGTGAACGCTCCGAGGGACTGAGCGGGCTGGTTCGGCTCGTCGACGATTGCGATCCGATCGGGATAGACCGTCTGTGCGCGGTAGAGATGATCAGCGATGGTGAGCGGGAATTTCATGGTGTGTCGTCCAATCGTGGAGGTAGGAGGAGCAACGCGCCAGGTCAGGCGTTGATGTTGCGGTCCTTCGTCTCGAGGATCTTGTAGGTGCACAAAACGCTGATGGTGGACAGCGCTGCGAGCATTACCCCCACCCAAATGGCGCCTGGTCCGGCGATGAGCGGCGCGGCGATCAGCGGTGGAAGCGCACCACCGAGGATGCCGGCGAGGTTGTAACCCATACCTGCGCCTGTGTAGCGGTACCGGGCCTGGAACATCTCTGGCAGCAGCGCACCCGCCGGGCCGTAGGCGACACCGAAGATGGTGAGCGTGCCGAAAAGGCCGATGGCGAAGGCGAGCGGACCGCCCATGTTCAGGATGGGGAACAGCACGAGCACCCAAGGAATGGCGAGGCCACAGGAGACCATGATGACCTTGCGGCGCCCGATGCGATCGGACCACAGCGCGGATGCGGCAGTGGAAAGGCCGAAGAACACTGCAGCGACCATGCCCATTGCGAGGACGTAGTTGCGGGACAGGTTCAGGGTGCCGACACCGTAGTTCGTCATGAACGCGGTGCCCATGTAAAAGAGCGAGAACAAGCTTGCGAGCGCGCCGGCGGCGATGAAGATTTCCTTGCTCTGGTACCGGAATGCGTCGAGGAACGGCAGCTTGTTGACGGCGGGTGCATCAGCGGCCGGGGTGGCGGCCTTCTTCTCGAGCTTCTCA is from Hoyosella subflava DQS3-9A1 and encodes:
- a CDS encoding AMP-binding protein, encoding MKFPLTIADHLYRAQTVYPDRIAIVDEPNQPAQSLGAFTYREMADYAAAQAARLDQLGVPAGSRVAIISHNSARLLISLFGVSAWGRILVPVNFRLAAAEIKYIIEHSGADVVLCDPERKEVLDDLDVPHKYVLGEDDDKIFAFGITPVPWEGDEDATATLNYTSGTTARPKGVQLTHRALWLNAAIFGLHAGVNDNDVYLHTLPTFHANGWGMPYTVTGMGAKHVVIRKIDGFEILRRVQEHGVTMMCAAPAVVSAALDAVEEWKALGNGPIPGHGTLRIIVAGAPPATRTIERVWEELGWEFIQIYGLTETAPLLTFNRMRSEWCDLETRERARNLVRAGAPALGVRITTNETGEILARSNHSLDAYWENPEETDRVMQGNWFHTGDGGTLADGYLTIADRKKDVIITGGENVSSIEVEDALSLHPAIQEVAVIGIPDPKWGELVTALVVSRDPELTGEALIAHCREHLAGYKCPKRIDFIEALPRTATGKVQKFKLRQPFWQGQERQVH
- a CDS encoding MFS transporter; the encoded protein is MRRVAAASSIGTTIEFYDFFIFGTAAALVFPAVFFPSADPVAGTLASFATFAVAFFARPVGAILFGHFGDKIGRKRTLVWTLLIMGFATVGIGLLPGYETGAFGLFEGGIGIWAPILLVTARFLQGFAVGGEWAGATLLTAEYAPQGKRGMYAMFPQLGPAFAFFLSSATFLIASLTLGTTSTAFLEYGWRIPFILSFALVAVGLWVRLAVAETPVFREKLEKKAATPAADAPAVNKLPFLDAFRYQSKEIFIAAGALASLFSLFYMGTAFMTNYGVGTLNLSRNYVLAMGMVAAVFFGLSTAASALWSDRIGRRKVIMVSCGLAIPWVLVLFPILNMGGPLAFAIGLFGTLTIFGVAYGPAGALLPEMFQARYRYTGAGMGYNLAGILGGALPPLIAAPLIAGPGAIWVGVMLAALSTISVLCTYKILETKDRNINA